The genomic stretch tttattatcttataaataatctTATCTACTACCTACTTAAGACCCGAGATGGAACaagaaaattgaataaaaattgtaaagcaTAAATGATACTCTATTTATTTCTCCTttcgtataatataattgaacCTTCCATACAATATTCTCGTGTACAACACTATTCATATGTCCATGAATGCTGTATCCAATGGCTTGACTCTCGCAGCGAAGAAATATCTATTTCAAAACTCTATTCACTAGGttttaggtaataaatacatgtatagattatattatatcgatttattatttattacgcgtggattattttcttcataacgatcatacatttttattatatttattatttatatatgtgtAGCTAAGTAACACAATTTTTCATTACACGTGCGTACATAATATGACTGAAAGACTCCTgttgaatgtatttttatgatatacttGTGCTATGAAAAGAACTTATAGATGGGAATAAGACGGCCATTTTCAATCACATTTAATTTGGTCTACTTCTGACAATAGGAAGgcgattttattaaaaataattgttatttgccaacttatattttatttcttctatcgatcgtcgaggcgcacagattctaggcatcgccatatggtggacgttccatgtacccggactaaGCGGTTCGATTCCACATTCTTCATCCGAACCGCAAGGGACTGGAACGCGCTTCCtgaatctgtgttccccgacgagtacaatatgggggtcttcaagcgaagAGTAAACCGGTACctactagggaagcgcgtaccatcttagaccgcATCTTAGCTCTCCAttaggcgagattgtggtcaagcgcttccctatcctgaataaaaaaaaacttatagtAAATGCTATTTTTATAGGTAGAATGCGTTTCGGTCTCTACGAAGTTGACTTCGACGATATGAACCGGACCGCACACCCAGAAAATCAGCACTAGTGTTTAAGGAAATAATAAGACCTAGGGTTATTGACCCTACCTACAATCAGGACCCGTATTCCAGAGACGACTCAAATAGTGCTGTTGTAGTTAAAACATctgcattaattattattttattatctgtacgCTTTTTTAATCTGTGATTATAGATAGAGATAGGATACCTACTAAGATAGGatactatacatataaacgGTATTATATCTCCtatttaagatatttaaaagaatatgaggaaattatattttattaatgttctCTTTGTAGCTCTGTATAAAAtagctataatatttatagaattatgAAAGtcacattatattatagcatagtataaagagagaAGTAGGCCAACTCCCGGCGTTCCGCTCCGCGTACGCACAAACGTACGCAGCGTTGCGCGTACACGGCCGCGGCGCGGCGCCATGTACCTTTGTTCAAAGATAACTTACTTTTCTCTATATACTATGAttatagaagaaaaaaaaagaagaagaaaagtttattcaacatcacacacataataaaaggaaaaaaaaaataaacacaaaacaaaagcaacaaattaaaaaagaaaaaaaaaatagaacttaTTCCTAATCAGTGTGGTGCTAAAAAGGGTCGCTACTCAGCATGTGCTGCACTTGTTGTGaagcgctgattttcagtaGCCCCTTGTTGGAGTGCCAGTCAATAGacttgaattataaaatatacgtattattatttctcatgtatacttaaatataggtaatatacaaatatataataattagtagaaTACACAACAcaagtacatattaataataatagtaatataatataaacaagacataataacataattttacatataggtaatatagatatgaaatacaatataacacaataaacaataaacacaatCGTACCCTGTAATATCCTATGCGACTAAGGCTGGTTACGAAACTCGGTAAGAATTAATTCGGTACTTAAGAAGAAATTATagtgtttattataaagatatcattatttattttgtgtcgATATTATTAACccttgtttataaaatattaatcaagtcagtaataagttatttaaaatttgtttatagcgtagacataatattattattaagttccaatgatttaattaaaaattaaaacgaaaaTGGGCCATTAGCGGAAACAATTCGTTTAGTTTTGAAAATTGGGAGTCAAAGGACcctttttttagattttactTCTACTGATCAGCTTGATCTTAACAGACATCGATAcccagtttttattaaatccatCACCAAATCCAAATTAGATCTTTGCTGTCTCCCGCCTACAAAAGTTTAACCAAAATTTAACTTTGGCAtaagttaaatttttaatgtttcaagCACAAGAAAGAAGTCACATTGCATCATAATATAACACATACAAAATcaattaggtacatacaaaattaatattgaagaatAAAATCTCTTCGTCGTCAGTATTACCTCCAAAGGTGcggaattaaatattttatatttagccTTTTTTTATGGTCACTCGATAACAATTCCAGTAATCTTTATTGTAATGGATCAAAGATAAAGAACCctaatatattacttattttccGATTCTAAGATACATTTGATTTTTGAGCGCAGAAAATTTAGCACAAAATGCTTGCGCTCAAAAAAGTCGTGGTGCTATTAAGGTAAGTAcgtgatttttattattaatttattatttaggaaCATCTAAAGAACAGTTTTGCATATTTTCAGTGAAATTTGagtttaaattaacaattaacattATGTATTTCTTCAATCATAAACTGCATCACTTACAATGGACCctttaatagttaaaaaaatatatttaaaagttaacaCACTGTGATAAAAATCTCTTTAATGTTtacattcataaatatttttccaacCGCAGTAGTGTTAAATAGTGTTTAGGCAATTTCTTAACTTATTACATCATATGCAACCGGAGATATAACAATGTAGCCTTTCATACTTAAAcacttttataatttgttattaaccgacttcaaaaaaaggaggaggttatatatttttatgtatgtacaccgattactccgaggtttctgaaccgatttacgtcattctttttttgttcgatgcgggatggtgtcgaattggtcccataaaaattttattcggataggcccggtagtttttattttatgagcatttttgtctgtatttgtaaaagtttgaagtcggttgtttttaacgcagttattgacTTGTTTGTGTATCTAATTTCAGTATAATATATGGCATAACAGCGGTCAGATTGAATAATGTGGAAGCCCGGAATAATACGCAAAGAAACTTGCGAAGGTTTCCCGCCAACTTCATGTTTGGAGCTGCTACATCTTCATATCAAATAGAAGGTGGTTGGAATGAAGgaggtaataattattgtttcaattcataattttcaatacGACTTATAACTGCTTgcttaatatacatatttttctcaagtttttttaaatataaaacactttAATTCCTctcatttaaactttaaagtgtCAATTAATAAGCCGTGTCTTCTTCAAGCTATGAAGTGTAAACGTATACCTTAAGgggatgaaatattttttactgaaCCAACTGAAGTCCTAAACAGACCAACTGTTAAATACTTTAGAAGTTAGGTAAACTTAAGTACTAGTTACTTCGCTTACATAATTTGTTACAGTCTCTCAACaaattgttaaaatgttaataagtACTGAACTGAAAAGCGCATTTTTTTCAGACTTTTCATAAATAAGAGCCCATAGACCATTATTAACATGTATATACCAAAAATTATAGGTAAAGGATGGTCCATGTGGGACCACCTCGTCAGAACAGACCCTGACCATATTGCAGACAGATCAACTGGCGATATAGCTGCCAACTCGTACCACCTTTATAAACGAGACGTAGAAATGCTCAAAGAACTTGGCGTGTCTATCTACAGATTCTCCATTTCTTGGCCCCGAATTCTGCCCTTCGGTCGACATGACTACGTAAACCCAGAAGGAGTGGCATATTACAACAATTTAATCAATGAACTCCTTGCAAATGGTATCACCCCATTTGTTACCATTTACCACTGGGAACTGCCACAAAATTTGAACGAACTAGGCGGTTGGTTGACTGAAGATATCGTCGATTGGTTTGGAGATTATGCTCGAGTGTTGTACCGTAATTTCGGAGACAGAGTGAAGCATTGGTTGACGATAAATGAACCGTATATTCATTGCAATCACGGATACAGTCGAGGAAACCATGCGCCAAGGATACGGTCACCAGGCATCGCGTTTTATGAATGTGGTCGTCATATTCTCTTGGCTCATGCAAGAGCGTACCATATTTATAAGAACGAGTTTGCATTTCAAGGTGGTCAAGTTGCTATAGTTATCAGTTCGGATATGTCCATGCCAAGTGATGATTCTCAATCTAGTTATGAGGCTATGGAAGATTACAGAGCTTTctatgtaagtataataaatcacaattttactgcaacaatattttatagatgatCAAAATAAGAATGAATGTGAAATGACGTCACAACATCCAAGTCGAACGTATCCCTAAGGATTTGATTGACATGATATTTATACtatgggccctcttcacaatgaaCAGGTTTGGCCCACCAAATCGTCTGAATCTGAATGTTTACCGCACTCTACACTATCATGATTGCCTCTGCTCAGTGCTCACCAGCAAATGGTTACTAACCGTTAAGAGAGCTCATTAAGTAATATTTGTCTGGACTTAAAATCTAAACATCCTTTCAGGTGGGCCAATACATGGATCCAATTTTCTCCGCAACTGGCAACTATCCTCAACGACTGATTGATAGAGTGGCTAGGGCTAGTGCGAACCAAGGGCTTTCAGAATCTCGTCTCCGCCCATTCACACAAGAACAAATCAACTATATTAGGGGCACTTCTGATTTCCTTGCATTAAACCATTATACGAGTAAATTCGTCTACAGGAATGATTCTCTTAATGGAACTTTCGAAGTTCCTTCACATCAAGATGATGCTTATCTTGGCACGTATCCTGACCCCTCTTGGATGCAAGGAGGCACTTGGCTTTTTGTAAGTAAAGTTTTAACTGGTTATTTTGTTAGCAGAATTAGTGTTTGTTTTTGAATTCTGTAAATTCAAattgaaattcaaatttcatttatttacaagaatgtagttacaaaaaaaggtAATGTAAGATTTTtcagatatttataaattgtatatccAGAATAGAAAAGAACATCTATCCGTGATCCCACCCCAGATACCCACACCATAGGTCGAAGACAGTGGCTTTGAATCTCGCCTCACTATCTTTGATAAGTATGAGTATTCATAAAAttcaaaagtaaaaaaatatataattataagaataatatcCGCGTcgacttttttgtaatttgcaGCACATAAAACCAATGATAAAGAAAAGTCGTATATTATCTTCAATTACCAATTGCTTTTGAAActtgtttctttttaatacTATCGTAGCAACGTTAATCGATTGTTAGTCCAAACCGGTTcgattatataaaaatgtcattATCTTGTAGATAATCCAGCTGAATTCTGATTAGATGTAGGTAATAACGATTTGAAATATGATAAGACTTTCACTGTCAGTtagctattataaaaaatataaatacgatCTTTCATTTAATTTGTACATATTTGAGAAATCTCGTGAATTATGAACTTTCTTATAATGCTCATAAACAGATTTCAAACTAGCTGCTCATATAAACTCAAAATGAGACGTATAGCTACTcaataatgtagctttctgCTGGTGAAAGGTAGTTATTGTGTTATATCAATACAAAAAAGTGTCAAATCTTTCCTGTATAAACGTCTTGTAGTTGTaagttgatttaaaaaaagccTTTGTCACCCAGCACTGGGCAGCAATTGTTTAAaatcagtagtttttgagtaGCATAATCTAATGTTTCCTcttcataataattgtagaCTATTTATACTCTTCTAGGCATACCCACCCGGACTATACAAACTACTAGTACACTTCAAAGAGAAATACAAcaatttgacagtttacgttaCAGAAAATGGTTTCGGTAACTACACTACTGGTCTCGATGATGAGAACAGAGTTACTTATCTAAGAGGATATATTAATTCCTTGTTAGATGCTATAGACGCGGGTGTGGATATCAGAGGCTACTGCGCTTGGAGTCTGATGGACAATTTTGAATGGGCTACTGGGTACACGTAAGTTGAAATcttaaataagtatataaaactcaaaggtgactgactgactgacatagTGGTGCAGGTCACCTCACGCCAAACACGCCTACACGCCAGGTAGATGTTAGAAAACCTGCAGCACgtcaaatttcagcccgatccgTTCTGTAGTTTGGGCTGTGtgtctgtttattttttgttaaaaatagttattatCTGTCaagttatataattaaatgttaaataatttgcTCTTATATctgtgtttatttaaattaagttactATTGCATGTTGTGATTTCTTATCAGAGGTGTGAATTTGGTTCCTACATGCTTGTAATATGTACTtgatgtaatttattaaatgtaactGTAAGTGAAccttaaatgaaataaataaattgttttattcttACAGGATGCGTTTCGGTCTCTACCAAGTTGACTTCGATGATGCGAACCGGACACGCACACCCAGAAAATCAGCACTAGTGTATAAGGAAATAATTAGATCTAGGGTTATTGACCCTACCTACAATCCGGACCCGCATGCCAGAGATGACTCAAATAGTGCTATAGTAGTTAAAACATCtgcattgtttattttattatctgctTTTGTTAATACGCTTTTTTAATCTGTGATaatttaagtatgtatatctaatttataagaatgttgaaataaatattgtacgGCAGAACTACTGAGAACAATTTAAActactaaaactaaataaaaataaatatagtttacaaaaaataaaataaaaactagcttTAATTATAGAATCAACATAATTGTCACTTGCTACAGACAGAGTAGGTAAAATATGTATCAGAATTGAGTCTATAGGAGTAAACATACCGGtcaaatt from Colias croceus chromosome 24, ilColCroc2.1 encodes the following:
- the LOC123702641 gene encoding myrosinase 1-like; this translates as MFGAATSSYQIEGGWNEGGKGWSMWDHLVRTDPDHIADRSTGDIAANSYHLYKRDVEMLKELGVSIYRFSISWPRILPFGRHDYVNPEGVAYYNNLINELLANGITPFVTIYHWELPQNLNELGGWLTEDIVDWFGDYARVLYRNFGDRVKHWLTINEPYIHCNHGYSRGNHAPRIRSPGIAFYECGRHILLAHARAYHIYKNEFAFQGGQVAIVISSDMSMPSDDSQSSYEAMEDYRAFYVGQYMDPIFSATGNYPQRLIDRVARASANQGLSESRLRPFTQEQINYIRGTSDFLALNHYTSKFVYRNDSLNGTFEVPSHQDDAYLGTYPDPSWMQGGTWLFAYPPGLYKLLVHFKEKYNNLTVYVTENGFGNYTTGLDDENRVTYLRGYINSLLDAIDAGVDIRGYCAWSLMDNFEWATGYTMRFGLYQVDFDDANRTRTPRKSALVYKEIIRSRVIDPTYNPDPHARDDSNSAIVVKTSALFILLSAFVNTLF